One genomic region from Bacillus sp. SLBN-46 encodes:
- a CDS encoding peptide MFS transporter has product MSNFNRQKIVDSVPQTGFVGHPKGLFTLFFTEFWERFSYYGMRAILVFYMYYSVSKGGLGIDKTLALSIMSIYGSLVYMSGVIGGWLADRVFGTSKAVFYGGILIMFGHIALAIPGNITMFFVSMVLIVLGTGLLKPNVSTVVGELYSEKDERRDAGFTIFYMGINMGAFLSPLIVGSVGNFHLGFSIAAIGMFFGLIMFTVTKKKNLGLAGTMVSNPLSPSEKKKVFTYIGLGVVVLAVIFAILIPKGILTFAGFINLVTFLGVLIPTMYFIVMYRSPKTTAVERSRVIAYIPLFIASVMFWAIQEQGSTILASYADTRTQLNFAGIKIQPAWFQSLNPLFIITLAPLFAWIWVKMGDRQPTIPQKFSLSLLFSGVSFLVILLPSYLGGTDSLVNPLWLVLSYLICVIGELLLSPVGLSATTKLAPAAFSAQTMSLWFLSSAAAQALNAQVVKFYSEDTEMAYFGIIGGASILLGIILLMLSPKIQKFMHGVK; this is encoded by the coding sequence ATGTCAAACTTTAATAGGCAGAAAATTGTGGATAGTGTACCTCAGACTGGATTCGTTGGACATCCTAAAGGTCTATTCACCCTTTTCTTCACGGAGTTTTGGGAGCGTTTCTCTTACTATGGAATGAGGGCCATCCTTGTTTTCTATATGTATTATTCAGTTTCCAAAGGTGGATTGGGCATTGATAAAACGCTCGCACTTTCCATCATGTCCATTTATGGATCACTAGTTTACATGTCAGGTGTTATTGGTGGATGGCTAGCTGACCGCGTATTTGGTACTTCAAAAGCAGTATTCTACGGTGGAATATTGATTATGTTTGGTCATATAGCCCTAGCTATTCCTGGAAATATCACTATGTTCTTTGTATCTATGGTATTAATCGTACTTGGTACTGGATTATTAAAACCAAACGTTTCAACTGTTGTTGGTGAATTGTACAGTGAGAAGGACGAACGTCGTGACGCTGGTTTCACCATTTTCTACATGGGTATCAACATGGGAGCATTCTTATCCCCATTAATCGTTGGTTCTGTTGGCAACTTCCACTTAGGATTTAGTATTGCTGCAATTGGTATGTTCTTTGGACTTATCATGTTTACTGTTACTAAGAAAAAAAATCTCGGCCTTGCTGGAACAATGGTTTCAAATCCATTGTCACCATCTGAAAAGAAAAAAGTCTTTACTTATATTGGTTTAGGTGTCGTTGTTCTTGCAGTTATCTTTGCTATACTAATTCCAAAAGGCATCCTAACATTTGCAGGATTTATCAATTTAGTTACTTTTCTTGGTGTGTTAATTCCAACAATGTATTTCATTGTTATGTATCGCAGCCCGAAAACAACGGCTGTTGAACGTTCACGTGTTATTGCATACATTCCATTGTTCATTGCTTCTGTAATGTTCTGGGCGATTCAAGAGCAGGGTTCTACAATCCTTGCTAGCTATGCTGATACACGTACACAATTAAATTTTGCGGGTATTAAAATTCAGCCTGCTTGGTTCCAATCATTAAACCCATTATTTATTATCACTTTAGCACCATTATTTGCTTGGATTTGGGTTAAAATGGGAGACCGTCAGCCAACAATTCCGCAAAAATTCTCATTATCATTACTTTTCTCTGGGGTTTCATTCCTAGTAATTCTATTGCCTTCGTATCTTGGCGGCACAGATTCTTTAGTAAACCCATTATGGCTTGTTCTTAGTTATTTAATCTGTGTAATCGGTGAATTATTACTTTCACCAGTAGGACTTTCTGCTACAACTAAATTAGCTCCTGCTGCTTTCTCTGCACAAACAATGAGCTTATGGTTCTTATCTAGTGCGGCTGCACAGGCACTCAATGCTCAAGTGGTTAAATTCTACTCTGAAGATACTGAAATGGCTTATTTCGGAATCATCGGTGGAGCGTCTATCTTACTTGGTATTATCCTTTTAATGCTTTCTCCAAAAATTCAGAAGTTCATGCATGGTGTAAAATAA
- a CDS encoding nitrous oxide-stimulated promoter family protein: MRARLIEPNNGPVIQKEKEIVKEMIELYCKKKHHREVLCKDCQDLKNYALLRLSFCRFGEDKTACSNCKVHCYKLRYREKMKAVMRYSGKWMMLYHPIYSVKHLLNK; the protein is encoded by the coding sequence ATGAGGGCAAGATTAATCGAGCCGAATAATGGTCCAGTTATCCAAAAGGAAAAAGAGATTGTTAAGGAGATGATTGAGCTTTATTGTAAAAAAAAGCACCATCGGGAGGTTTTATGTAAGGACTGCCAGGATCTAAAAAACTATGCCCTGCTAAGACTCTCATTCTGCCGCTTTGGTGAAGATAAAACAGCTTGCTCAAATTGTAAAGTGCACTGTTATAAGTTAAGATACCGCGAAAAAATGAAGGCAGTCATGCGTTACTCTGGTAAGTGGATGATGCTGTACCATCCTATATATTCTGTGAAGCATCTATTGAATAAATAA
- a CDS encoding SCO family protein, with product MIKNKHNIFACLLVIIFGFTLFYLGTDGFRAFTSETARVNRLIDVKPRFPNVTFEDSKGRKYSISEFKGKYVFITFLYTSCTTVCPQLEMNMSKVYEKIPSKYLGKDVVFLSISFDPARDDPTTLEKYRGYFNSDGETWRMARIKNPAELDALLKAFGVNVIPDENGNFAHNSAFYLVDKKGSLVDVLDYKKIDQAAEKLTGILDKEAEKES from the coding sequence ATGATCAAAAATAAACACAACATATTTGCGTGTTTGCTAGTTATCATATTTGGATTTACGTTGTTCTATTTAGGAACGGATGGATTTCGGGCATTTACTTCGGAAACAGCTAGGGTGAATCGGCTAATAGATGTTAAACCTAGATTTCCCAATGTAACTTTTGAGGATAGTAAAGGTCGGAAGTACTCTATTTCAGAATTTAAGGGCAAATATGTGTTTATTACCTTTCTTTATACCTCCTGTACGACGGTTTGCCCACAGTTAGAGATGAATATGTCCAAAGTTTATGAAAAGATACCGAGCAAATATTTGGGCAAAGATGTTGTTTTTTTAAGTATTAGTTTTGATCCTGCCAGAGATGATCCAACCACATTAGAAAAATATCGTGGTTATTTTAATAGTGATGGAGAAACCTGGAGGATGGCGAGAATTAAAAATCCTGCTGAGTTAGATGCTTTATTAAAAGCTTTTGGTGTTAATGTCATTCCAGATGAAAATGGTAATTTTGCTCATAACTCCGCCTTTTATTTGGTTGATAAAAAAGGCAGCCTGGTTGATGTACTCGACTATAAAAAAATTGATCAAGCCGCAGAAAAGTTAACAGGCATTTTGGATAAGGAGGCGGAGAAGGAATCATGA
- a CDS encoding cbb3-type cytochrome c oxidase subunit I: protein MGITKEDARLTKSYIFVAFTALLLGGILGLLQGLNRAGLLELPTWLNYYQVLTAHGLLLVVVLTAFFTIGYFYAGLSHTLGGLLPKVRKLAWVGFGMKIVGFVLAVIPILMNEASVMYTFYPPMAASPMFYIGLVFIALGVWKCCIGAFINVANWRKNHKGQHVPILAYFATGVFVLLFFALIPVAIEVLTIIPWAFGWVETINVMVARTLFWAFGHTLVNIWYLTATSAWYVIVPKIIGGKRWSDTLTRVVIIALVIMNITGGFHHQIVDPGISPSVKFMHVFMSLAIGFPSLMTAFALFAVFERTARKHGGKGLIGWYKKMPWGDVRFLAPFIAMVAFIPAGAGGIAQSTNQLDQVVHNTMWIVGHFHLTLGMSVVMTFFGISYWLVPYISKRILTPQINRLGVIQTWIWTVGMIFMSGAMHWVGLLGSPRRTSYTTYGDNATALSWDPYLMFLAIGGTLLVIGVVLQVYAVFNLMFFAPKGETEFPIAEEEDGVSKTPYWTERWGLWIVLMLLVVAMAYVIPLTEFIVNAPPGSPPYKTW, encoded by the coding sequence ATGGGAATAACTAAAGAGGATGCTAGATTAACGAAATCATATATATTTGTAGCATTTACAGCATTACTTCTTGGTGGAATTTTAGGACTCTTACAAGGGTTAAACCGTGCAGGACTTTTAGAATTGCCAACATGGCTTAATTATTATCAAGTTCTAACGGCACATGGTTTATTATTGGTTGTTGTACTAACAGCATTCTTTACGATTGGTTATTTTTATGCTGGACTTTCCCATACATTGGGGGGACTACTTCCAAAGGTAAGGAAGTTGGCTTGGGTTGGCTTCGGAATGAAGATTGTTGGATTTGTATTAGCGGTCATCCCTATCTTAATGAATGAAGCATCTGTTATGTACACGTTCTATCCGCCAATGGCAGCCAGCCCAATGTTTTATATAGGCTTGGTATTTATCGCATTAGGCGTATGGAAGTGTTGTATTGGAGCATTTATCAATGTGGCTAATTGGAGAAAAAACCATAAAGGACAGCATGTTCCGATTCTTGCTTACTTTGCAACAGGGGTGTTTGTCCTATTGTTTTTTGCCCTTATCCCTGTCGCCATTGAAGTGTTAACGATCATTCCTTGGGCATTTGGCTGGGTTGAAACGATTAATGTTATGGTAGCCCGTACCTTATTCTGGGCATTCGGTCATACGTTGGTTAATATTTGGTATTTAACTGCCACATCTGCCTGGTATGTTATTGTTCCAAAAATTATCGGTGGGAAACGTTGGAGTGATACCTTAACACGCGTCGTTATTATTGCATTAGTCATTATGAATATAACTGGTGGTTTCCATCACCAAATTGTGGATCCCGGCATTTCGCCTTCAGTTAAATTCATGCACGTCTTTATGAGTTTAGCTATCGGATTTCCATCACTAATGACTGCCTTTGCCTTGTTTGCGGTGTTTGAACGGACTGCAAGGAAGCATGGAGGAAAAGGATTAATTGGATGGTATAAAAAAATGCCATGGGGCGATGTTCGTTTCCTTGCACCATTTATAGCCATGGTTGCTTTTATTCCAGCTGGCGCAGGTGGAATAGCTCAAAGTACCAATCAACTAGACCAAGTGGTTCATAATACGATGTGGATTGTTGGCCACTTCCATTTAACACTGGGAATGTCTGTTGTGATGACATTCTTTGGGATTAGTTATTGGTTAGTTCCGTATATTTCGAAACGGATATTAACCCCACAAATTAATAGATTAGGTGTAATACAAACTTGGATATGGACAGTTGGTATGATTTTTATGTCAGGGGCAATGCATTGGGTTGGGCTACTAGGTTCACCGCGGAGAACTTCTTATACAACATATGGTGATAATGCAACCGCTTTAAGCTGGGATCCCTATTTAATGTTTTTAGCGATTGGAGGAACATTGTTAGTCATAGGTGTTGTTCTTCAAGTATACGCGGTATTTAATCTGATGTTCTTTGCACCAAAAGGTGAAACGGAATTTCCAATTGCAGAGGAAGAGGATGGCGTATCCAAAACACCTTATTGGACGGAGCGTTGGGGACTTTGGATTGTACTTATGCTGTTGGTAGTTGCGATGGCGTACGTCATACCATTAACCGAATTTATCGTCAATGCACCACCCGGCTCGCCACCGTATAAGACTTGGTAA
- a CDS encoding cytochrome c oxidase subunit II, whose protein sequence is MKMNLDEKIWLTLSFGMIMVFMLITGYQAFAFDLEPPSNKEIIDPQKVDQTAPFNKPGINKMGEHEYEVVMTLQAFSFNPGNIEVPAGSTVHFTLTSKDVVHGFEVAGTNLNAMVVPGHIQKITQKFDKPGTYLVLCNEYCGAGHQVMSTTITVK, encoded by the coding sequence ATGAAGATGAACCTTGATGAGAAGATTTGGTTGACCTTAAGTTTTGGGATGATCATGGTGTTCATGTTAATAACTGGTTATCAAGCCTTTGCCTTTGACTTGGAGCCACCAAGTAACAAAGAAATCATTGATCCACAAAAAGTGGATCAAACAGCACCGTTTAATAAGCCAGGTATTAATAAGATGGGTGAACATGAATATGAAGTAGTTATGACATTACAAGCATTCAGTTTCAACCCAGGCAATATAGAAGTACCAGCTGGCTCAACTGTCCATTTTACCTTAACTTCAAAAGATGTTGTCCACGGTTTTGAGGTGGCTGGAACAAATCTAAATGCAATGGTTGTACCTGGGCACATACAAAAAATCACTCAAAAGTTTGATAAACCTGGAACCTATCTAGTGTTATGTAATGAATATTGTGGGGCTGGCCATCAGGTAATGAGTACAACGATTACGGTAAAATAA
- a CDS encoding cytochrome c oxidase subunit 2A, whose product MGATKSYKKNKQSEHQEKPLKGTWISVGVVGVVILLTYLVLYGLFMSRV is encoded by the coding sequence ATGGGAGCTACAAAGAGTTACAAGAAAAATAAGCAAAGTGAACATCAAGAGAAACCTTTAAAAGGAACATGGATTTCTGTCGGAGTGGTAGGAGTAGTAATCCTTCTCACGTATTTAGTTTTGTATGGATTATTCATGTCTAGGGTATAG
- a CDS encoding DUF5655 domain-containing protein produces MEFVFEKDIDHFFSNQKHLISLFLAVNQMIQSIEPVPYDVNKSQISFGTKPKFAWVWQHKPWLNKHPENAIVLTFCVGRYIEHYQIVEATEPYPGRWIHHLMIRNESELTSDVNKWLDEAYTFANQRARN; encoded by the coding sequence ATGGAATTTGTATTTGAAAAGGATATAGATCATTTCTTTTCTAATCAAAAACATCTAATCTCATTGTTCCTGGCTGTGAATCAAATGATCCAATCGATTGAACCTGTCCCATATGATGTGAACAAATCCCAAATCTCATTCGGAACCAAACCAAAGTTTGCATGGGTCTGGCAGCACAAGCCATGGCTCAATAAACATCCGGAAAATGCAATTGTTCTTACTTTTTGCGTAGGACGATATATTGAACACTACCAAATTGTTGAAGCGACAGAACCTTATCCTGGCCGCTGGATTCATCATTTGATGATTAGAAATGAGTCTGAACTTACTAGCGATGTGAATAAGTGGCTAGATGAAGCATATACTTTTGCTAACCAAAGAGCTAGAAATTAG
- a CDS encoding class I SAM-dependent methyltransferase — translation MNQWNNRFAAEHYVYGTEPNVFLNEMQKRLKLSGEVLTIAEGEGRNAVFLAEQGMNVTAWDYAEYGLAKIKKLADERGVAVQTELVDLNGATWGNDQWDEVVCIFGHFPAELRRKTLQGVKGAVKPGGYFITEVYSRYQLPYNSGGPKDLGFLYTPEDFLQTFNDWRIVHFFMGEVERHEGEFHNGLSHVIQFVGQKL, via the coding sequence ATGAATCAGTGGAATAATCGATTTGCAGCAGAGCACTATGTTTATGGAACAGAACCAAATGTCTTTCTAAATGAAATGCAGAAGAGACTAAAGTTATCTGGTGAGGTGCTAACCATTGCCGAAGGGGAAGGACGTAATGCTGTATTCCTAGCTGAACAAGGAATGAATGTGACCGCGTGGGATTATGCTGAATATGGACTAGCCAAAATAAAAAAATTGGCAGATGAACGAGGGGTTGCTGTTCAAACTGAGCTGGTGGATTTAAACGGCGCAACATGGGGGAATGATCAATGGGATGAAGTGGTTTGTATCTTTGGTCATTTTCCAGCCGAATTACGAAGGAAAACCCTTCAAGGAGTAAAAGGAGCGGTTAAACCTGGAGGCTATTTCATTACGGAAGTATATTCTCGATATCAACTTCCATATAACAGTGGCGGGCCAAAAGATTTAGGCTTTTTATATACTCCCGAGGACTTTTTGCAGACCTTTAATGATTGGCGGATTGTTCACTTTTTCATGGGTGAAGTAGAACGTCATGAAGGTGAATTTCATAATGGCTTGTCACATGTTATTCAGTTTGTAGGGCAGAAACTGTGA
- a CDS encoding cytochrome c biogenesis protein CcdA: MNDIGIFFALAAGVLSFFSPCVFPLLPAYITHLTGGKIEDSKMIVDKKRLYVRSIGFIIGFSLIFIAFGASASFLGKILMNYRMIVMQIAGILIIIFGLQMAGLLKFKLLMKEKRIDSEIKSKGIFSSILLGMAFASGWSPCVGLALSSILLLASSSDTLTQGIILLSAYSLGMAIPFFIISIVISYSLKTMKKINKHMAKLAFVNGMIMVFLGFLVLTGQMQKISAWLSPYNLFQ, from the coding sequence ATGAATGATATCGGGATCTTCTTCGCATTAGCTGCAGGAGTATTATCTTTTTTCTCACCGTGTGTTTTTCCACTATTGCCCGCCTATATTACCCATTTAACAGGTGGAAAGATTGAAGACTCCAAAATGATTGTGGATAAAAAACGTTTATATGTGCGTTCCATTGGATTCATTATTGGTTTTAGTTTAATATTTATCGCCTTTGGTGCTTCAGCAAGCTTCCTTGGAAAAATACTGATGAACTATCGGATGATTGTTATGCAAATTGCTGGAATTCTTATCATTATTTTTGGACTGCAAATGGCGGGGCTATTAAAATTCAAACTTTTAATGAAGGAAAAAAGAATCGACTCAGAGATAAAATCAAAAGGCATATTCAGTTCTATTTTACTAGGAATGGCTTTCGCAAGCGGATGGTCCCCTTGCGTTGGACTTGCCCTTTCGTCCATACTATTATTGGCAAGCTCGTCCGATACTTTAACACAAGGTATTATTTTATTAAGTGCCTATTCGCTTGGAATGGCCATTCCATTTTTCATTATTTCTATTGTCATCTCCTATTCGCTTAAAACAATGAAAAAAATTAACAAACACATGGCAAAGCTGGCCTTTGTTAATGGAATGATTATGGTTTTCTTAGGGTTCCTTGTATTAACCGGGCAAATGCAAAAAATTAGCGCTTGGCTGTCACCGTATAATTTATTTCAATAA
- a CDS encoding response regulator transcription factor translates to MNQKNLIGKSVLIVEDDPKIQNLVKIYLKKDGYEVTEAVNGIEAKEKIEDLDPCILILDLMLPGISGEEICRWVREDLKSMMPIIMLTAKASEKDRIKGFHLGADDYVVKPFSPAELMVRIEAVLRRTASRCGKLSFTGFTIKPAKGEAWIDGEQLELTHFEFKLLHTFMQHPNQVLSREQILTYIYENNEKAVTDRTIDVHIRNLRGKIKEKTPKDYIQTVRGMGYKFVAL, encoded by the coding sequence TTGAATCAAAAAAACCTTATTGGAAAATCAGTTTTAATTGTGGAAGATGATCCAAAAATTCAGAATCTTGTCAAAATCTACTTAAAAAAAGATGGATACGAAGTAACCGAAGCGGTAAATGGGATAGAAGCGAAGGAAAAAATCGAGGATCTGGACCCTTGTATATTAATTCTTGATCTCATGCTGCCAGGAATCAGCGGCGAGGAAATCTGCAGATGGGTTAGAGAGGATTTAAAGAGTATGATGCCCATCATTATGCTTACAGCAAAGGCTTCAGAAAAAGACCGTATCAAAGGATTTCATTTAGGGGCAGATGATTATGTTGTCAAACCCTTTAGCCCCGCCGAATTAATGGTACGAATTGAAGCTGTACTAAGAAGAACTGCCAGCCGCTGTGGAAAGCTTAGCTTTACAGGCTTTACGATTAAACCAGCAAAAGGAGAAGCATGGATCGATGGAGAACAGCTTGAATTAACTCATTTTGAATTTAAATTACTCCATACCTTCATGCAGCACCCAAACCAGGTATTATCTAGAGAACAAATCCTTACCTATATTTATGAAAATAATGAAAAAGCTGTAACTGACAGAACCATCGATGTTCATATCAGGAATTTAAGAGGAAAAATTAAGGAAAAGACGCCAAAGGATTATATTCAAACCGTAAGAGGAATGGGGTATAAGTTTGTGGCTCTATAG
- a CDS encoding ATP-binding protein has protein sequence MSNLLSKLVFLNSLVILLVILLAGLSLKNYACYLVNSEQIVGQNLVHNLNEFLWKISAIVFLIAGLFHYVSVKKIVGPIKHLSAATRAIKEGKSPSKVKIKTSGELEELIRNFNAMSETLHSIQEQREEMLRDIAHELRTPLTNINGYLEALQNEIIEGNPELFGSLLEESRRITSIVELITELHSWTNGNYFLDKQFDSIAIDKILSEALTTFHLKLEARFTDMRFQIEQESLLGNKDGLMQVFTNILQNILDYNIGSELSISGKTENDSYIISFTHTGQFIDPEKKELIFERFYRGEESRSTKSDGAGLGLAIAKSIIIAHDGTIGIHTDGTSHTFWVKLPLYHVKK, from the coding sequence TTGTCTAATCTCTTGTCTAAGCTCGTATTCCTAAACAGCCTAGTCATTCTGCTCGTCATTCTTCTTGCGGGTTTATCCTTAAAAAATTATGCATGTTATTTAGTCAATTCAGAACAAATCGTCGGTCAAAACTTAGTTCATAACTTAAACGAATTTCTTTGGAAAATAAGTGCGATTGTCTTTCTTATTGCAGGCTTGTTTCATTACGTTTCCGTAAAAAAAATTGTAGGGCCCATCAAGCATTTGTCCGCAGCAACAAGAGCAATCAAAGAGGGGAAATCTCCCTCTAAAGTGAAGATAAAGACAAGCGGTGAATTAGAGGAACTCATTAGAAATTTCAACGCCATGTCTGAAACCCTTCATTCTATTCAAGAACAACGAGAGGAAATGCTTCGAGATATCGCTCATGAGCTACGGACACCCCTGACAAATATTAATGGTTATTTAGAAGCCCTACAAAATGAAATAATTGAAGGAAATCCAGAATTATTCGGTTCCTTACTAGAAGAGTCACGAAGAATTACTAGTATTGTTGAGCTGATAACGGAATTACATTCATGGACGAATGGGAACTATTTTTTAGACAAGCAGTTTGACTCGATTGCTATTGATAAGATTCTTTCAGAAGCGTTAACTACTTTTCATTTAAAGCTGGAAGCTCGCTTTACCGATATGAGATTTCAAATTGAGCAAGAAAGTCTCTTAGGAAATAAAGATGGACTCATGCAGGTATTTACAAACATTCTTCAAAATATCCTTGATTACAATATCGGAAGCGAACTGTCAATAAGCGGAAAAACAGAGAATGACTCCTACATCATCTCCTTTACACATACGGGTCAATTCATTGATCCTGAAAAAAAGGAGCTAATCTTTGAACGTTTCTATCGGGGAGAAGAATCAAGGAGTACAAAATCAGATGGTGCCGGCCTTGGTTTAGCCATTGCTAAAAGCATTATTATTGCCCATGACGGGACGATTGGAATCCATACAGATGGTACTAGCCATACCTTTTGGGTTAAACTGCCTCTTTATCATGTCAAAAAATGA
- a CDS encoding OsmC family protein — translation MKYIVENDYIIGNLGFDPITISPSENKGYRPFELFVSSLVGCSGTILRNILTKRKYAFQKLEIEVSAVRNPDHANRIEQLSFTAYVQSDEPLTSQLEEKISDLVVKNCGMIQSVIQSIDITFTINSVPLNGVL, via the coding sequence ATGAAATATATCGTTGAAAACGACTACATTATAGGAAATTTAGGTTTCGATCCAATCACTATTTCACCTTCTGAAAATAAAGGCTATCGACCGTTTGAACTTTTTGTCTCTTCTTTAGTGGGATGCAGCGGCACCATCCTTCGAAACATTTTAACAAAAAGGAAATATGCTTTCCAAAAATTAGAGATAGAAGTCTCTGCAGTAAGAAACCCAGATCATGCGAATCGAATTGAACAGCTTTCCTTTACTGCCTATGTTCAATCCGATGAGCCACTTACCTCTCAGCTAGAAGAAAAAATATCTGACTTAGTGGTCAAAAATTGTGGAATGATTCAGTCCGTTATTCAATCCATTGATATTACGTTTACTATTAATTCTGTCCCTCTTAATGGGGTTCTTTAA
- a CDS encoding redoxin domain-containing protein, translated as MNKRLLSVTIILLALGFIVVNFWSPFKSEKKVKAPDIAREESPTNEDIPGADLSQDLEGNPAPDFTLSTLEGESVKLSDYKGKKVILNFWATWCPPCKAEMPHMQSFYEHNKDNGIEIVAVNLTNLDNGKDAVENFAKDNQLTFSIPLDEKGTIGMQYQAFTIPTSYIIDSTGIITKKIVGPMDENMMANLMKDIK; from the coding sequence TTGAATAAAAGACTTCTATCTGTGACCATAATTCTATTGGCCCTAGGTTTTATTGTCGTTAACTTTTGGAGCCCCTTCAAAAGTGAGAAAAAGGTAAAAGCACCGGATATTGCTAGAGAAGAATCCCCTACTAATGAGGATATTCCAGGAGCCGATCTTTCACAGGACCTTGAAGGAAATCCAGCTCCTGATTTTACCTTATCCACTTTAGAAGGAGAATCTGTCAAACTATCAGATTATAAAGGGAAAAAGGTCATCTTGAATTTTTGGGCTACATGGTGCCCTCCTTGTAAAGCGGAAATGCCTCACATGCAAAGTTTTTATGAGCATAACAAAGATAACGGCATAGAAATTGTAGCTGTAAATCTAACAAATTTGGATAATGGAAAAGATGCGGTCGAAAACTTCGCAAAAGATAATCAACTAACCTTTAGCATCCCTCTAGATGAGAAAGGAACGATTGGCATGCAGTATCAGGCCTTTACCATTCCGACAAGTTACATTATTGATTCAACTGGGATCATAACTAAAAAAATTGTTGGTCCTATGGATGAGAATATGATGGCAAACTTAATGAAGGACATTAAATAA
- a CDS encoding GlsB/YeaQ/YmgE family stress response membrane protein — protein sequence MTILSFILTVIVAMVIGVVGSKLSPFDMPGGWAGAIVAGFVGAWVGPYLLGAWGPMILGFSLVPSIIGAIIVVIVAGIIAKLFD from the coding sequence ATGACTATTCTTTCTTTTATTCTTACTGTTATTGTTGCGATGGTAATTGGTGTTGTGGGGAGCAAGTTATCACCTTTCGATATGCCGGGGGGATGGGCTGGAGCTATTGTTGCAGGTTTCGTAGGAGCATGGGTTGGTCCATATTTATTAGGGGCATGGGGTCCTATGATTCTAGGGTTCTCGTTAGTTCCATCGATAATAGGTGCTATAATTGTAGTCATTGTAGCTGGTATTATTGCTAAACTGTTTGATTAA
- a CDS encoding CC/Se motif family (seleno)protein has protein sequence MYVEIDNESKKWIEAKGNKLTVKILETKTCCAPGVQEVVAIPGKPKITDQFTELNVENLSIYVQKILCNKEKLTLKLSGISFLKTIAAKLQ, from the coding sequence ATGTATGTTGAAATAGATAATGAATCAAAAAAATGGATAGAAGCAAAAGGAAATAAACTAACTGTAAAAATTCTAGAAACAAAAACTTGTTGTGCTCCTGGTGTTCAGGAAGTAGTGGCAATTCCAGGAAAGCCCAAAATAACGGATCAGTTTACGGAATTAAATGTTGAAAATCTTTCAATCTATGTTCAAAAAATTTTATGTAATAAAGAAAAACTAACCCTTAAATTATCGGGCATCAGCTTTTTAAAAACCATAGCAGCTAAGCTTCAATAA